The DNA region GCCCGTCAGGTCGGCACCCTCTAGCAAAGCCCCCTGTACCTGGTTGTGCTCGAGGATGCGTCTAGCGCTGTCCAGATCAGGGGGCAGCATCACCCGGTAGCGGTGGCGTTCGAGGGTCACCAGCAAGAGCCGCCGAACCAGGTTGGAATCGGCCAGGACAAGCAGCAGGGGGTCTTGTGGGCGCACCTCGGCCTCGCTCAGAATCCCCCGGCTTTTTAGCTCGTACAGTAGATGATAGACCTGCTCTTCGGGCAGGTCGCAGGCCAGCGCCACCGAACGGGCCCGCCGGATCCCGTCTATGACACCCAGCACCGTCCAGGCATCGGGGGACAGGGGGTGGCGGGTGGGGTCGCCGGCCAGCCGCAGCACAGTCTCGGGTTCTACCCTGCCCCGCCTCCACTCGTCGAGGCGGCGCAGGGCCTCAATCAGCATTGCGCTGGTATCGGTAGCCCCTGGCAACAGCACCTGCGAAACATCGGCCGGTGGGGGTTCGGCTACCAGTTCGCCCTCCTGCTGGGCCAGAAGGGTGGCCAGGGCCTCGAGGATTTGCGCGCGCAACACCTCGCTTAATTCGTCGTCGGTGACCAATTGCTGTTGCAGCGCCAGAAGGCCCAGGGGGGTTCCGGGGTTCTCCTGCTGCTGGTACTTGACCAGCGCCTGAACCTGCTCGAGGGTCAGGTAGTCGAAGCGCACCAGATACTCCCCCAGGTGGGGGCCGGGCTGGGTCTGGATGTAGGCGATTTTGCCCTCGCGGACATGAATCCGGCCCGAGAGCTTGGGGCAGCTAACGCTGATAACCGCATTTTTACGGCTCCCCTCGAGGGTTCGCAGCAGGTCTCCCAGTTCAATTTCACCCAGTCTGGCCCGAATCATATAAACTCCATCCAAAGCCCCTCTTTAGGGTTCAGCCAAAGCCCGCTCTAGACAACTTTGGCTGGGAGCCCCCTAAGCAAATCTTGTTACGCTCCCGTTTCCCCAACCCACTTCTTTGTGGACATCTCCCCTACTCCAGCAGACGGCTCTGCTCGGGTAGGGGGTAGCCGAAGTGGGCGTAGGCCCGCTCGGTGGCCTGGCGGCCCCGGGGGGTGCGCTTCAAGAGGCCCAGTTGAATCAGGAAAGGCTCGTGCACCTCTTCCAGGGTCTCGGGGTCTTCGGAGAGGGCGGTGGCCAGGGTCTCGAGGCCCACCGGCCCCCCGGCAAAGCGTTCGATGACGGTCTGCATAATCAGGCGGTCGCGGGCATCCAGCCCCAAAGCGTCCAGGCCCAGGGCATCCAGGGCTTGCCGGGTGCGCTCGAGGCTGACCACCGGCTCGCCGGCCACCTCGGCAAAGTCGCGCACCCGCCGGAAAAGCCGCTTGGCGATGCGCATGGTGCCCCGGCTGCGGTGCCCAATTTCCAAAGCCGCCTCGGGCTCGATGGGCAGGCCCAATAGCTGGGCATCGCGCTCTACCCCCTGGGCCAGCTCGGCCTCGCTGTAAAACTCCAGGTGCTCGATAATCCCAAAGCGGCTACGCAAAGGCCCGGATATGAGCCCTGGACGGGTGGTGGCCCCGATCAGGGTAAAGCGCGGCAGATCCAGCCGCAGGGTACGGGCGGCGGGGCCACTGCCGATCACGATGTCAATCTTGAAGTCTTCCAGTGCGGGGTACAGGTGCTCCTCGGCGGCCTTGGACAGGCGGTGTATCTCGTCTATGAAGAGGATATCGCCCTCCTCGAGGCTGTTGGTCAGGATGGCCGCCAAGTCGCCCGGCTTCTCGATGGCCGGGCCGCTGGTCACGCGGATGTTCACCCCCAACTCGTAGGCCACCACGTGGGCCAGGGTGGTCTTGCCCAGGCCGGGCGGCCCAAACAAGAGCAGATGGTCGAGCGCCTCCCCCCGGTTTTTGGCAGCCTCGAGGTAAACCCGCAGCTTCTTTTTGAGTTTGGCCTGGCCCACGTAGTCTTCCAGGCTACGGGGTCGCAGGGTTAGATCGGACTCCACGCCTTTCATCATAGCAAGCGGAAGGGCTCTATTCTGTTTTTGACATAGAAAATGATGGGTGGGATGGCTCCTTATCGCCTTTCTGTTCAGCAAGGT from Meiothermus cerbereus DSM 11376 includes:
- a CDS encoding DUF4388 domain-containing protein, whose translation is MIRARLGEIELGDLLRTLEGSRKNAVISVSCPKLSGRIHVREGKIAYIQTQPGPHLGEYLVRFDYLTLEQVQALVKYQQQENPGTPLGLLALQQQLVTDDELSEVLRAQILEALATLLAQQEGELVAEPPPADVSQVLLPGATDTSAMLIEALRRLDEWRRGRVEPETVLRLAGDPTRHPLSPDAWTVLGVIDGIRRARSVALACDLPEEQVYHLLYELKSRGILSEAEVRPQDPLLLVLADSNLVRRLLLVTLERHRYRVMLPPDLDSARRILEHNQVQGALLEGADLTGKVRHLRATPGGRFIPIWLIAQEPPRGFWVRNARVAHIPKPFGEADLLEALSSIKRPTYTRFG
- the ruvB gene encoding Holliday junction branch migration DNA helicase RuvB codes for the protein MMKGVESDLTLRPRSLEDYVGQAKLKKKLRVYLEAAKNRGEALDHLLLFGPPGLGKTTLAHVVAYELGVNIRVTSGPAIEKPGDLAAILTNSLEEGDILFIDEIHRLSKAAEEHLYPALEDFKIDIVIGSGPAARTLRLDLPRFTLIGATTRPGLISGPLRSRFGIIEHLEFYSEAELAQGVERDAQLLGLPIEPEAALEIGHRSRGTMRIAKRLFRRVRDFAEVAGEPVVSLERTRQALDALGLDALGLDARDRLIMQTVIERFAGGPVGLETLATALSEDPETLEEVHEPFLIQLGLLKRTPRGRQATERAYAHFGYPLPEQSRLLE